The following proteins are encoded in a genomic region of Vulpes vulpes isolate BD-2025 chromosome X, VulVul3, whole genome shotgun sequence:
- the ZNF674 gene encoding zinc finger protein 674 isoform X4 — protein MLENYSHLVSVGYLGAKPDVVLRLGRGEEAGLTEGETPTWKYPEFWQVGDQIDNHKESQDRLLWQTALVDKEAQKDQSGQEFTTFRKIIYPNTDFVSIRQRLPKYYSWGRCSKHNLNFLCQNRSSMRQKDDEYKVHWKSCFHSNLDKAQSFAETFFEPNEHGKTLHHKQALNKTQRIQTREKLYECSQCGKVFMQKANLVVHQRTHTGEKPYECSECTKAFSQKSTLIAHQRTHTGEKPYKCSECGKTFIQKSTLAKHKRTHTAEKPFVCGECAKAFKSSYHLIRHEKTHIRQAFYEGVHCGKSSLMHQRTPKGEKTECNKHGKPFNEKHNPIKHHTFHTKEKPYDCSKCGKSFRGKSHLSVHQRIHTGEKPYECRICGKTFSGKSHLSVHHRTHTGEKPYECRRCGKAFGEKSTLIVHHRTHTGEKPYKCNECGKAFSEKSPLIKHERIHTGERPYKCSNCEKAFSRKSTLIKHQRIHTGEKPYECSECGKAFSVKSTLIVHHRTHTGEKPYECRDCGKAFSGKSTLMKHQRSHTGDKTYKDT, from the coding sequence aattctggcAAGTTGGTGACCAGATAGACAACCACAAGGAGAGCCAAGACAGACTTCTGTGGCAAACTGCATTAGTAGACAAGGAAGCACAGAAAGATCAAAGTGGCCAAGAATTCACAACCTTCAGAAAAATCATTTATCCAAACACAGACTTTGTTTCGATAAGACAGAGACTCCCCAAATATTATTCGTGGGGAAGGTGTTCAAAACATAATTTAAACTTTCTTTGTCAAAATAGAAGCTCTATGAGACAAAAAGATGATGAATATAAGGTACATTGGAAATCATGCTTCCATTCTAATCTTGATAAAGCTCAATCATTTGCAGAGACATTTTTTGAGCCTAATGAACATGGAAAAACCCTCCACCATAAGCAAGCACTTAATAAAACTCAAAGAATTCAAACTAGGGAGAAACTCTATGAGTGTTCTCAGTGTGGGAAAGTGTTTATGCAGAAAGCAAACCTCGTGGTacatcagagaactcacacaggagagaagcctTATGAATGCAGTGAATGTACAAAAGCCTTCAGCCAGAAATCAACCCTCATTGCACACCAGAGAACTCACACAGGGGAGAAGCCCTACaaatgcagtgaatgtgggaaaacaTTTATACAGAAGTCAACTCTGGCTAAACATAAGCGAACTCACACAGCAGAGAAACCATTTGTATGTGGTGAATGTGCAAAAGCCTTTAAGAGTTCGTATCACCTTATTAGACATGAGAAAACACACATTAGACAAGCATTTTATGAAGGAGTCCACTGTGGTAAGTCCAGCCTTATGCATCAAAGGACACCTAAGGGTGAGAAAACTGAGTGTAATAAACATGGGAAACCCTTCAATGAGAAACACAACCCCATTAAACACCACACATTTCATACAAAAGAGAAACCTTATGATTGCAGTAAATGTGGAAAAAGCTTCAGGGGAAAATCACACCTCTCTGttcatcagagaattcatacaggagagaaaccttatgagTGCCGCATATGTGGGAAGACTTTTAGTGGGAAATCACACCTCTCTGTCCATcatagaactcatacaggagagAAGCCTTATGAATGCAGAAGATGTGGGAAAGCATTTGGTGAAAAGTCAACCCTTATTGTACACCACAGaactcacacaggagagaaaccctataaatgcaatgaatgtgggaaagccttcagtgaGAAGTCACCActgataaaacatgagagaattCATACAGGAGAGAGACCCTACAAATGCAGTAACTGTGAGAAAGCATTCAGTAGGAAGTCAACTCTAATTAAACATCAGAGAATCCACACAGGAGAAAAACCCTAtgaatgcagtgaatgtgggaaagccttcagtgTGAAATCAACTCTCATTGTACATCACAGGactcatacaggagagaaaccctatgaatgcaGGGATTGTGGAAAAGCCTTCAGTGGGAAGTCAACTCTCATGAAACATCAGAGAAGTCATACAGGAGATAAAACCTATAAAGATACTTGA